Sequence from the Armatimonadota bacterium genome:
GCCGACTCGGTGATGGTCAGCCTGAGCAAGGGGCTCTCGGCCCCGGTGGGGTCGCTGCTGGGCGGGAGCGCCGCGCTGGTGGCGCGGGCGCGCCAGGTGCGCAAGCGCCTCGGCGGCGGGATGCGCCAGGCGGGGGTGCTGGCCGCCGCCGGCATCGTGGCGCTGGAGACCATGGTGGCGCGGCTGGCCGAGGACCATGCCACGGCGCGCGCGCTGGCCCGGGGGTTGCGCGACGTCCCAGGTCTGGGCGTGGACCTCGAACGGGTACAGACCAACATGGTGATGGTGGAGGCGCCGGACGCGCCGCGGCTCGTCCAGCGGCTGGCCGCGCGCGGCGTGCTCGTCCACGCGCTCGGTCTGCGACGCCTCCGCCTCGTGACGCACCGCCACGTCACCATGGACGACGTCGGGATGGCGGTGGACGCCTTCCACGCGGCGATGCGTGAGGCCTGAGGCGCGGCAGGAGATCGGCCCGCGCCCGCGAATCTCTCCGACGTCAGATAGCGTCCAGAGAAAGGAGGACGGGTCGCGTGGCGATGAAGAAGGGCGGCGCCAAGAAGGCCGCCAAGAAGTCCGCGCCGAAGAAGAAGGCCGCCCGCAAGAAGCGGTAGCGGCGGGACCTTCCGACTCGGAAGAGCACTGCGCCCCGCAGTGCTCTTTTCTTTGCGGCGTCCGCTCCGGGCGGGTCGCGCGCCTGCGCCATCGGCTCCCCCGCCCCTCGCCACGCCGACGAACCGCATGGCCGACCGCCCGCGCGCTGCGCCTCCGCCGTTGACCGCCGTGGTCGAGCTCCTCCTGCCGGCGGAGGCGCACGTCCTGCGCGTCGTCCGCAGCGTCCTGGAGCGGCTGGCGGAGGAGGCGGGGTTTCCCGTCGAGCAGCGCTTCGAGGCGGCGGTGGCCCTCTCGGAGGCCGTGGCCGGCGTGGTCCGGCGCGGGCAGACCGCCTGGGTGACGGTGCGCCTGGCGGTGGACCCGACCGCACTGCGGATGGAGGTGGAGGAGCAGGAGCGCCACACGCGCTCGGTGCCGCCCCCGGTCCGCCTGGCCGCGGTCGAGGCCGGGGACGGCGCCGACGAGCTGGGGGTCCACCTGATGCGCCGCCTGACGGACCAGGTCGAGGTG
This genomic interval carries:
- a CDS encoding ATP-binding protein, giving the protein MADRPRAAPPPLTAVVELLLPAEAHVLRVVRSVLERLAEEAGFPVEQRFEAAVALSEAVAGVVRRGQTAWVTVRLAVDPTALRMEVEEQERHTRSVPPPVRLAAVEAGDGADELGVHLMRRLTDQVEVETAGAATRMRLVKLRRPAPPPTGRRTAPSAATLTHLRRTIGRYRRDLELMRGQAAPDPDDLDDLAILERFARSQDPEGLVADRMLRVKTLEATLQILEEDLPAPG